AGCTGGTTGATTGAGCAATGGCAACTGGGACATAATCTAGAAAACACAGTTGGGCAATAGATGGCAGTGTAAAATGAATCCAGCTCATGTGGTTGTCTTTGCCCTCTAAAATTGATGAAGCTACCATTTACAGTAgcaagaaaaatatgtgaactctttggaattagctggttttctttgtttattgGTCATagaatgtgatctcatcttcatcaaagttacAAGCatagacaaagcacaatgtgcttaaTCTAACAACATGAACAATTATAAACTTTCATGTCTGGAACAAATCTCatgaaacattcacagtgctgtgaatCCCTAGGTAAATCCCTAGGCTaaagatgtcaacaaaagctaataagATTCagtagttggcaaacctggcatccaattaataaaacaatatttgatgAGTGGTTAAGAGCTACATTGACTtataaaaggcaatcaaacattttgaactttgctattcacaagaagcatctgttgACGTGgacatgccttgcaaaaaagagatttcagaagaccaATGGTTTGCATAaaactggaaagggttacaaagttatctcgaagagctccTATAtgtatctgtccacagttagtaGACcagttgtctataaatggagacgattaaGTACTGTGGCTACTTTCCTTAGAAGTGgatgtccagccaagatgactcaaagggcactcCGAAGAATGCTcagttagttaaaaaaaaaaaaaaagaaccatagAGTGACAGcttaagacttgaaggaatcattgtaaCTGGTTTACATccctgttcatgagtctactatacggaaaatattaaaaaggcatggtgtccatggcaggacaccatgaaggaagccgctaCTTTTCAACAAATACACTGCTGCATGCCTGAATTTGCCAAAGACctccttgacactccacaatgctactggggaaatgttttgtggactgatgaaacaaatgtttaattatttggGAAGAAAACACAGCACTATGTATGACGTAGAAAgtgcaccgcataccaacatgaaaacataatctgtacggtggagggagcattatgatttggggctgcctggaccacttgccatcatcgagggaaaaattaattcccaagtttatgaAGATATCCAACGGGGTAATGTCAGGgaggctgtgcaccagctgatgCTCAGTAAAAGTTAGGTGATGTAGCAGTACAATGAccataaacattgaaataaatcCACTATAGAAAAGCTTCATAAAAAGagaatccaccttttggagtggcccagttaAAGCCCAGACCGTAACCCAACAgcgatgctgtggaatgacctcaaaagCCGTTTAACCAGACACCCTCAGATTATCACTGAACTGAATTAGTtgtgtaaggaagaatggtccaaaattccttcttaacgttgtgcaggtctaatctacAGTAAACGGTTGGTTGAGGATATTGCTGCAAAGGAGtttcaaccagttattaaatccaagggttcacttactttttccacagcactgtgaatgtttaatgggatgtgacAGATTAtcaagacatgaaagattataattgtttgtgtgttgtaaacTAAAGCacgttgtgtttgtctatacttgtgactttgatgaagatgagatcatatTTTATAATCAATTAATAGAGAAAACCAACTAATTCCAAAGGATTCACATAATTTTGCCACTGTAGTAAGTCACTAGTTTagtaacattttatattaatctatAACATGTATGCACACCAGTGGTTCTTTCTTTATTAACtgtgttctttttttaaagtgaatttgGAGGTGAGAGATTGAAGTTGGAGGTGAGCGTTGTGGTCCGAGCGTGTTGACACTGATCCTAGCTTGACACTGCTGACAGGGCCTTCCGCCACCCCCCACCCCATCACCCACATAGCAAAGAGTGATGACCTCACAGCAGCATGGGAATGCCAACCCTGccctcctctctccacagaacTCTTCATCCAGTCAGGGCAGGCAACACATTCCGCGTTCTCCGATAGACTCTTATTCCCGATCTGGGCTTTCCTCTCCTCGGAGAGGTTGGGTTGCTGCATCCTCATCAACAACAGCTCACGGTAACTCCCTTGCACTCTCTCTAAGCCGACTGGCTCCACCATCGAGTAACTCCCCCTCTAAGAGAACTACTAGCCGTGTTGAGCCGTGGCCAGAAGAGGCAGTGGACGATGCGTATGGGCTTTATTCTCTTCACCGCATGTTTGATATTGTGGGTGCGCAGTTGACACATCGGGATGTGCGAGTGCTGTCCTTCCTTTTTGTGGACGTTATTGACGAGTATGAGAGAGGAGGGATACGGAGTGGGCGGGATTTCTTGCTTGCATTGGAGCGGCAGGGGCGGTGTGATGAGACAAATTTCCGCCATGTTCTTCAGCTGCTCCGCATCATCACTCGCCATGACCTGCTGCCCTACGTCACACTGCGTAAAAGACAAACAGGTTTGTGATCTTGTTAGCATTTACTTATTGCAGTAAAGTTATACCAGTTGGTTATTGTGAGCAATGTAGCTACCGTTCTATCACTCTTTTTGATAAAGAGTGAATATGTAATGCCGCTGATTATTTTGCAGTGTGCCCAGATCCAGTGGATAAATATTTAGAGGAGACATCAGTACGTTATGTTTCTCCGAGTGGAGTAGGAGAGGCCCAGCAGGGCACTCCTCACAGAAGAACAGGTGTGTCCTCCAATACCAATGCATTTGATTTATTAAAGGGAATTCTTCAAATCCTGACCTGGAAATCCTAATCCTCACCCTATGTCTTTGAAACTTTAATCATGGCTCTTGAAATACATGTGCTACAAAACCagacatatttgtatttattttaatta
This window of the Xyrauchen texanus isolate HMW12.3.18 chromosome 27, RBS_HiC_50CHRs, whole genome shotgun sequence genome carries:
- the dedd gene encoding death effector domain-containing protein, with product MTSQQHGNANPALLSPQNSSSSQGRQHIPRSPIDSYSRSGLSSPRRGWVAASSSTTAHGNSLALSLSRLAPPSSNSPSKRTTSRVEPWPEEAVDDAYGLYSLHRMFDIVGAQLTHRDVRVLSFLFVDVIDEYERGGIRSGRDFLLALERQGRCDETNFRHVLQLLRIITRHDLLPYVTLRKRQTVCPDPVDKYLEETSVRYVSPSGVGEAQQGTPHRRTGPQPLICCPSSGPQVCPPRAKPIPPALSRKRKRSHMTADCREKQTCDIRLRVRAEYCQHESALQGNVFSNKQEALERQFERFNQANTILKSRDLGSIICDIKFSELTYLDAFWRDYINGSLLEALKGVFITDSLKQAVGHEAIKLLVNVDEEDYQAGRRKLLRNLVAGGAGAGTGSREGPLS